The Echinicola rosea genome has a segment encoding these proteins:
- a CDS encoding peptidylprolyl isomerase — MKNYLLIFGTCLALLSCTSSAEKKYQIGQITTPKGEMLFWLYDETPQHRESFIQLANAHYWDSLTFNRVIEGFVIQGGCPDTPAGFGDSPYLLKPEFVDSIRHVYGAVGAGRDDNPEKLSAGCQFYLVHDKDGIPRLDDNYTIFGQVFKGLDVLDAIAKVPTDSTDTPLEDITMEVNVLEMSASELEQFGYETP, encoded by the coding sequence ATGAAAAATTACCTTCTGATTTTCGGCACATGCCTCGCCCTTCTTTCCTGTACCTCGAGCGCAGAAAAGAAATACCAAATCGGCCAAATCACTACCCCAAAGGGGGAAATGCTCTTTTGGCTATATGATGAGACACCTCAACACAGGGAAAGCTTTATACAGCTTGCAAATGCCCATTATTGGGACTCATTGACTTTTAACAGGGTCATAGAGGGGTTTGTGATTCAGGGAGGATGTCCCGACACGCCTGCAGGATTCGGAGATTCACCGTATTTGCTCAAACCTGAATTTGTAGATTCCATTCGTCATGTCTATGGGGCGGTAGGAGCTGGCCGTGACGACAATCCCGAAAAACTTTCGGCAGGCTGCCAATTTTACCTCGTACATGACAAAGACGGGATTCCAAGGCTTGACGATAATTATACCATATTTGGTCAGGTCTTTAAAGGATTGGACGTTCTGGACGCCATCGCAAAGGTTCCTACTGACTCCACCGACACTCCTCTCGAAGACATCACCATGGAAGTAAACGTCCTCGAAATGTCCGCATCAGAATTGGAGCAATTTGGCTATGAAACGCCTTAA
- a CDS encoding universal stress protein: MAQNNTALVGLDLTKMDQVILENIKKVIELLNLKKLYFTHVATNLALPDDIASTYPNLMAPVDESIEKEIEKKIETLGLPAEVEVEVNAEEGDPMDSLLRWSKIKHVDFIVMGRKTALEGSGRLPKRIAQKAPASVFFVTEDMGQNQLQKLLVPIDFSEHTEVVLGKVENFIKEKKEAEIRYIHLYDVPIGYHKTGKSYEEFAEIMKENAMKEFDKMVKKHKIEDHPCDFVLNKDSIKADDILKDALDKNIDLVVIGSRGRSNSAALLLGSVAERLVEINYKVPMLVIKRKGENMNFLQALLNI; encoded by the coding sequence ATGGCACAGAATAATACAGCATTAGTCGGACTGGACCTCACTAAAATGGACCAAGTAATCTTGGAAAACATCAAAAAGGTCATCGAACTTTTAAACCTCAAAAAGCTCTATTTCACACACGTGGCGACCAATCTCGCCCTTCCCGATGACATTGCCAGTACGTATCCAAATTTGATGGCTCCTGTCGATGAAAGCATCGAAAAAGAAATAGAAAAGAAAATTGAAACCTTGGGCCTCCCTGCGGAAGTGGAAGTGGAAGTGAATGCAGAGGAGGGCGACCCCATGGACAGCCTCTTGAGATGGTCAAAGATCAAACATGTGGATTTTATCGTCATGGGCAGGAAGACAGCCTTAGAAGGTTCCGGAAGGCTGCCAAAACGCATTGCTCAGAAAGCTCCTGCTTCGGTCTTTTTTGTCACTGAGGACATGGGGCAAAACCAGCTGCAAAAGCTCTTGGTGCCTATTGATTTTTCAGAGCATACAGAAGTAGTCCTCGGAAAAGTAGAAAATTTTATCAAAGAGAAAAAGGAAGCTGAAATCCGATATATACACCTTTATGATGTGCCCATTGGCTATCACAAAACAGGCAAATCCTATGAAGAATTTGCAGAAATCATGAAGGAGAATGCAATGAAGGAATTTGATAAAATGGTCAAGAAGCATAAAATTGAAGACCACCCTTGCGATTTTGTATTAAATAAGGATTCTATCAAGGCCGATGACATCCTCAAGGACGCGCTCGACAAAAACATAGACTTGGTCGTCATTGGCAGTAGGGGCCGAAGCAACTCAGCCGCCCTGCTGCTGGGAAGCGTCGCCGAAAGACTCGTAGAAATCAATTACAAAGTCCCTATGCTGGTCATCAAAAGGAAAGGTGAGAACATGAACTTCCTTCAGGCTTTGCTAAACATCTAA
- the rplS gene encoding 50S ribosomal protein L19, protein MSELLKIVEEEYNEARAKFPSFKSGDTINVHVRIKEGNKERVQLFQGTVIQRKNVNSNGETFTVRKISSGIGVERIFPLLSPSIEKIEVLRQGRVRRARLYYLRGRQGKAARVKEKITVKH, encoded by the coding sequence ATGAGCGAACTACTTAAAATTGTAGAAGAGGAATACAACGAGGCGAGAGCCAAGTTCCCTTCTTTCAAGTCAGGAGATACAATTAACGTTCACGTACGTATTAAAGAGGGTAACAAAGAACGTGTGCAGCTGTTCCAAGGTACCGTGATCCAACGTAAAAACGTTAACTCCAATGGAGAGACTTTCACAGTAAGAAAAATCTCTAGTGGCATCGGTGTAGAAAGAATTTTCCCCCTTCTTAGCCCTAGCATTGAGAAAATCGAAGTGCTAAGACAAGGTAGAGTGAGAAGAGCTAGACTTTACTACCTACGTGGTCGTCAGGGTAAAGCTGCAAGAGTTAAAGAAAAAATCACTGTGAAGCACTAA
- a CDS encoding SPOR domain-containing protein encodes MVSKNLLRSGLVLGMMLALTINAHSQQLSKDKKKALKKELKRMSPEEYWQLKNEQQEQKVAIITLEKENEALKEKLAEQAEDLAIKQDKNEHLEGENEAMTNTRSSATSPSSSPVPSGEWGKGVVFRVQIGALTEEEYEKEIPSGFSLDVEHKGDLKRMLVGYYRDYDEADSFKKLMRKLGIRTAWIVPYKDGKRVPLKEVLGEVVN; translated from the coding sequence ATGGTTTCGAAAAACCTTTTGAGAAGTGGCCTAGTGCTAGGAATGATGCTGGCATTAACGATCAATGCCCATTCACAGCAGCTATCCAAAGATAAAAAGAAAGCCCTTAAAAAGGAGCTTAAAAGGATGAGTCCAGAGGAATATTGGCAGCTCAAAAACGAACAACAAGAGCAAAAGGTGGCGATTATAACCCTTGAAAAGGAAAATGAGGCCTTGAAGGAAAAGTTAGCAGAGCAAGCTGAGGATTTAGCCATAAAGCAAGACAAAAACGAACATCTTGAGGGTGAAAATGAGGCCATGACGAACACCAGATCCAGTGCCACTTCCCCTTCTTCCAGTCCAGTTCCTTCTGGCGAATGGGGAAAAGGGGTGGTCTTCAGAGTTCAGATTGGAGCTCTTACCGAAGAAGAATACGAAAAAGAAATACCCTCAGGCTTTAGCTTGGATGTAGAGCATAAAGGAGACCTGAAGCGTATGCTAGTGGGTTATTACAGAGATTATGACGAAGCAGATTCTTTTAAAAAACTGATGCGGAAGCTTGGCATCCGTACTGCTTGGATCGTGCCTTATAAAGACGGTAAACGAGTGCCGTTAAAAGAGGTCTTGGGTGAAGTGGTAAATTGA
- the lptB gene encoding LPS export ABC transporter ATP-binding protein: protein MILRGEDLIKIYKGRKVVNNISVEVEQGEIVGLLGPNGAGKTTSFYMIVGLIKPNSGKVFLDKEEITPLPMYRRAKLGIGYLAQEASVFRKLSVEENIMAVLEMTDLPKAAQKEKMEGLLEEFSLTHVRKNLGMVLSGGERRRTEIARALAVDPKFVLLDEPFAGVDPIAVEEIQTIVAKLKNKNIGILITDHNVNETLSITDRAYLMFEGKLLKAGTAEELAADEQVRKVYLGKHFELKRKI from the coding sequence ATGATACTAAGAGGAGAAGACCTGATCAAGATATACAAAGGCCGAAAAGTGGTGAACAATATTTCGGTGGAGGTAGAGCAAGGGGAGATCGTGGGGCTATTGGGGCCCAATGGAGCAGGTAAGACCACTTCTTTCTATATGATCGTGGGCTTAATCAAGCCCAATAGTGGTAAGGTCTTCTTGGATAAGGAGGAGATCACCCCCCTTCCCATGTACCGAAGGGCAAAGCTAGGGATTGGCTATTTGGCGCAGGAAGCGTCAGTCTTTCGGAAGCTGTCCGTGGAAGAAAATATCATGGCCGTTCTGGAGATGACCGACCTTCCTAAAGCGGCCCAAAAGGAAAAAATGGAAGGGCTATTGGAAGAATTTAGCCTTACCCATGTACGCAAAAACCTTGGCATGGTTCTTTCTGGTGGGGAGCGTAGAAGGACCGAGATTGCACGGGCTTTGGCAGTCGATCCCAAGTTCGTATTGTTAGATGAGCCTTTTGCGGGGGTGGATCCCATTGCAGTAGAGGAAATCCAAACAATTGTTGCTAAATTAAAAAACAAAAATATTGGCATTTTGATCACTGATCACAATGTGAATGAAACCCTTTCGATAACCGATCGCGCTTACCTGATGTTTGAGGGTAAATTGCTCAAAGCAGGTACTGCCGAAGAGCTGGCCGCCGATGAGCAGGTTCGGAAAGTTTATCTTGGAAAGCACTTTGAGCTGAAACGTAAGATTTAA
- the fumC gene encoding class II fumarate hydratase, with protein MKYRVEKDTMGPVEVPADKYWGAQTQRSINNFKIGGERNRMPLEITHAFAILKKSAALTNSELGVLPQEKAVTIAKVCDEILEGKLDDQFPLVIWQTGSGTQSNMNANEVIAYRGHVLEGGSLEDEKKSIHPNDDVNKSQSSNDTFPTAMHIAAYKMVVETTIPGVEKLRDTLKRKSEQFMDVVKIGRTHFMDATPLTLGQEFSGYVAQLDHGLRALKNTLEHLSELALGGTAVGTGLNTPKGYAELVAKKIAEFSGQPFVTAPNKFESLAAHDAIVETHGALKQLAVSLMKIANDIRMLSSGPRSGIGEILIPENEPGSSIMPGKVNPTQAEAMTMVCAQVIGNDTAVSVGGSNGHFELNVFKPMMIHNLLTSARLIGDACVSFHDNCVIGIEPNRPFIKKHLENSLMLVTALNTHIGYENAAAIAKKAHKEGTSLREAAIDLDLLTSEQFDEWVKPENMIGGLK; from the coding sequence ATGAAATATAGAGTAGAAAAAGACACCATGGGGCCAGTGGAAGTCCCAGCGGACAAGTATTGGGGAGCCCAGACCCAACGATCCATCAATAACTTTAAAATTGGGGGTGAGCGTAACCGGATGCCGCTTGAGATTACCCACGCTTTTGCCATCCTTAAAAAGTCAGCTGCACTGACCAATTCCGAGCTAGGGGTGTTGCCACAGGAAAAGGCAGTTACCATAGCCAAAGTGTGTGATGAGATTCTGGAAGGCAAGTTGGATGATCAGTTTCCACTGGTGATCTGGCAGACCGGATCCGGTACCCAGTCCAATATGAACGCCAACGAAGTGATCGCCTATCGAGGTCATGTACTGGAAGGAGGGAGCCTAGAGGATGAAAAGAAATCCATCCATCCCAATGACGATGTGAACAAATCCCAGTCTTCTAACGATACTTTCCCCACAGCCATGCACATAGCGGCATACAAAATGGTCGTGGAGACCACTATTCCGGGTGTCGAAAAATTAAGGGATACCTTAAAGCGCAAGTCTGAGCAGTTTATGGATGTCGTGAAGATCGGCCGGACGCACTTTATGGACGCTACGCCTTTGACATTGGGGCAGGAATTTTCGGGGTATGTGGCGCAGCTCGACCATGGTCTGAGAGCACTCAAAAACACCCTTGAGCACCTTTCTGAATTGGCTTTGGGCGGTACTGCAGTAGGGACAGGGCTGAATACGCCTAAAGGTTATGCTGAATTGGTGGCAAAGAAAATCGCTGAATTTTCCGGTCAGCCATTTGTGACCGCTCCCAATAAATTTGAGTCGCTGGCGGCCCATGATGCCATTGTGGAGACACATGGAGCGCTGAAGCAATTGGCCGTAAGCCTGATGAAGATCGCCAATGATATCAGAATGCTGTCTTCAGGTCCACGGTCGGGAATTGGTGAGATCCTGATACCTGAGAATGAGCCAGGTTCTTCTATCATGCCCGGCAAGGTAAACCCTACGCAGGCGGAGGCCATGACGATGGTGTGTGCCCAAGTGATCGGAAACGATACGGCAGTCTCAGTAGGTGGCTCCAATGGTCATTTCGAATTGAACGTCTTTAAGCCGATGATGATCCATAACTTGCTCACCTCTGCAAGACTGATAGGGGATGCATGTGTGTCTTTCCATGACAATTGTGTCATTGGCATCGAGCCAAACCGACCATTTATCAAGAAGCATCTTGAAAACTCCTTGATGCTGGTAACGGCTCTGAATACACATATCGGATATGAAAATGCGGCGGCAATTGCAAAAAAAGCACATAAAGAAGGTACTAGCCTGCGTGAAGCAGCCATCGACTTGGACTTGCTTACCAGTGAGCAGTTTGATGAATGGGTAAAGCCTGAAAATATGATCGGTGGGCTGAAATAG
- a CDS encoding RidA family protein, whose product MAKNIIYSEEAPAPIGPYSQAVLAGNTLYISGQIALDAQTGELINENITEETHAVMKNLDAILSAAGYSFGDVVKCSIFIKNMDDFGTINEAYGQYFPSNPPARETVEVSKLPKNVQVEISCIAVKA is encoded by the coding sequence ATGGCAAAAAACATTATTTATTCCGAAGAGGCACCTGCACCGATAGGGCCCTATAGTCAGGCCGTTTTGGCGGGCAATACGCTTTATATCTCCGGCCAGATAGCGCTAGATGCCCAAACAGGCGAGTTGATCAACGAAAACATTACAGAAGAGACCCATGCTGTAATGAAAAATCTGGACGCTATTCTTTCTGCAGCGGGCTATAGTTTTGGAGATGTGGTCAAATGTTCTATTTTTATTAAAAACATGGACGATTTTGGTACCATTAACGAAGCGTATGGTCAATATTTTCCATCAAACCCACCAGCAAGGGAAACCGTGGAAGTAAGCAAATTGCCAAAAAATGTACAGGTAGAGATTTCTTGTATCGCCGTGAAGGCATAA
- the rimM gene encoding ribosome maturation factor RimM (Essential for efficient processing of 16S rRNA), which produces MNKDNCFQLGYIAKVHGLQGEVVAVLDVDYPENYEDIEHVFLEKNNRMAPYFLEHFVSQPNNRFLAKFEGFDDKNAADTLVGTALYLPLKDLPVLDEDQYYFHELVGFEVEDSSKGVLGSVNVIYDLQTQYLIGLDYKGKEILVPIQDDIILKVDKTAKKVFCQLPDGLLEIYLED; this is translated from the coding sequence ATGAACAAGGACAACTGTTTCCAATTAGGCTACATTGCTAAAGTTCATGGACTCCAAGGAGAAGTGGTGGCTGTGCTGGATGTAGATTATCCAGAAAATTACGAAGACATCGAGCATGTCTTTTTGGAAAAAAACAACCGAATGGCCCCCTACTTTCTAGAGCACTTTGTCTCCCAGCCAAACAACCGCTTTCTGGCCAAGTTTGAGGGATTTGATGACAAAAACGCCGCCGACACACTTGTGGGAACGGCACTCTATCTTCCGCTGAAAGACCTTCCTGTACTCGATGAAGATCAGTACTATTTTCACGAGTTGGTGGGCTTTGAAGTAGAAGACTCCTCCAAAGGAGTACTAGGTAGTGTAAATGTGATATACGACCTCCAAACCCAATACCTTATTGGGCTGGATTATAAAGGAAAGGAAATCCTGGTACCCATTCAGGATGACATTATCCTTAAAGTGGACAAGACAGCAAAAAAAGTTTTCTGTCAATTGCCAGATGGCTTACTTGAAATATATCTAGAGGATTAG
- a CDS encoding 2'-5' RNA ligase family protein, whose protein sequence is MQKYFVAIVPPEEVQAQAQEVKEAVRDKFNAKHALKSPAHVTLKMPFVWNEHKEDKLVGLLEDFFKERAHFQVEFKGIGRFGRRIMYARVHGGDALTEMQEAFSHYCKRTLKLNIELSDKAFTPHVTLVYSDLKKRFFDECWAMLKERGFYAKMDVQQVALLKKVNYRWQIVEMIALGPVL, encoded by the coding sequence ATGCAGAAATATTTTGTGGCGATAGTTCCACCGGAAGAAGTACAGGCACAGGCGCAGGAGGTAAAAGAAGCGGTCCGTGATAAGTTTAATGCCAAGCATGCGCTGAAATCCCCAGCCCATGTGACGCTCAAGATGCCATTTGTCTGGAACGAACATAAGGAAGATAAGCTTGTCGGGCTGTTGGAAGATTTCTTTAAAGAGCGGGCTCATTTTCAGGTGGAATTTAAAGGAATTGGACGGTTTGGCAGGCGAATTATGTATGCGCGCGTCCATGGAGGAGATGCATTGACGGAGATGCAGGAGGCATTTAGCCACTACTGTAAGAGAACACTAAAACTCAATATAGAACTCAGTGACAAGGCCTTTACGCCCCATGTTACCTTGGTGTACAGTGACCTGAAGAAGCGTTTTTTTGATGAATGCTGGGCAATGTTAAAAGAAAGAGGCTTTTATGCCAAGATGGATGTCCAGCAGGTGGCCTTGCTCAAAAAAGTGAATTATCGCTGGCAAATAGTGGAAATGATAGCGCTTGGTCCTGTTCTTTAA
- the recJ gene encoding single-stranded-DNA-specific exonuclease RecJ: MEFRWEIKSKADQSTVQSLSSEINVNPALANLLVNRNVNNFQEAKDFFRPDLDKIHSPFLMKDMDKAVERLIRAIDHEEKILVYGDYDVDGTTAVALFYGFLNAVYPHVDFYIPDRYQEGYGVSERGVHYAAENDFKLIVSLDCGIKALEKVALANSLGVDFIVCDHHTPGEELPKALAVLDPKRQDCEYPYKELSGCGVGFKLIQAFTEKTGKNASHLFGLLDLVAVSIAADIVPITGENRILAHYGLERLNNNPRPGLMALILAGKGQRSLQELLDNRQLLQREMLQLKSDKDIEISDIVFRIGPRINASGRLEHAKASVELLISQDIHDALRRAEVVEDVNSARKNFDENITKEAIQMIEDRDQEKPFKSTVLYKEDWHKGVIGIVASRCIEQYYRPTIILTSSNNKATGSARSVYDFDIYEAISECSDLLEQFGGHKYAAGLTMELDKVPAFQERFEEVVTSRIADIHKKPVLEVDDELELDQINYKFYNILRQMAPFGPGNTEPIFCANQVYAQNIKVLKDKHLKFEIVQDGQVTSPVCIAFGFATYYEMLRSKMRFNIAFEVRENTFRNTSSLQLYVKDIKFD, encoded by the coding sequence ATGGAGTTTAGGTGGGAAATAAAAAGCAAGGCAGACCAATCAACAGTACAATCTCTCAGCAGTGAAATCAACGTCAATCCGGCATTGGCCAATTTGTTGGTTAATCGGAATGTGAACAATTTTCAGGAGGCCAAGGATTTTTTCCGGCCCGACCTGGATAAAATCCACTCGCCATTCCTAATGAAGGATATGGACAAGGCTGTAGAGCGATTAATAAGGGCCATAGATCATGAAGAAAAAATCCTGGTCTATGGTGATTATGATGTAGATGGTACTACTGCAGTGGCGTTGTTTTATGGGTTTTTGAACGCGGTCTATCCTCATGTGGATTTTTATATTCCCGATCGCTATCAAGAAGGCTATGGGGTGTCAGAAAGAGGGGTACATTATGCCGCTGAAAATGATTTTAAACTGATCGTATCCTTGGATTGTGGAATAAAGGCTTTGGAAAAGGTAGCGTTGGCCAATAGCCTGGGGGTGGATTTTATTGTCTGCGATCACCATACGCCAGGAGAGGAGCTTCCCAAAGCCCTTGCAGTGCTCGATCCCAAGCGCCAAGACTGCGAATACCCCTATAAGGAGCTAAGCGGCTGCGGGGTGGGCTTTAAGCTCATTCAGGCATTTACCGAAAAAACCGGCAAGAATGCCAGTCATCTTTTTGGGTTGTTGGATTTGGTGGCGGTAAGCATTGCGGCGGATATTGTGCCCATCACGGGTGAAAACAGGATTTTGGCTCACTATGGGCTAGAGCGGTTGAACAATAACCCGCGGCCGGGGCTTATGGCATTGATTTTGGCTGGAAAGGGACAGCGTAGCCTTCAGGAGCTGCTCGACAACCGTCAGCTACTCCAGCGTGAAATGCTGCAGTTAAAATCGGATAAGGACATTGAGATTTCTGATATTGTTTTCCGCATTGGCCCACGTATCAATGCCTCGGGCAGGCTAGAACATGCCAAAGCGTCCGTGGAGCTGTTGATCTCCCAGGATATCCATGATGCCTTGCGAAGGGCAGAGGTGGTGGAAGACGTGAATTCCGCTCGGAAGAATTTTGATGAAAACATTACCAAGGAAGCCATTCAGATGATAGAAGACCGCGATCAAGAAAAGCCCTTCAAGAGCACGGTCTTGTACAAGGAAGATTGGCATAAGGGAGTGATCGGGATCGTGGCATCCCGCTGTATCGAACAATATTACCGGCCTACGATTATCCTGACATCATCTAACAACAAGGCGACGGGCAGTGCACGGTCGGTATATGATTTTGATATTTATGAGGCCATTAGCGAGTGTAGTGATCTGCTGGAACAGTTTGGGGGGCATAAATATGCGGCGGGTCTTACCATGGAGTTGGATAAGGTGCCTGCTTTCCAAGAGCGGTTTGAGGAGGTGGTTACCAGCCGTATAGCGGATATTCATAAGAAACCCGTGCTGGAAGTGGATGATGAACTGGAGCTGGATCAGATCAATTATAAATTTTATAATATATTGCGTCAGATGGCGCCATTTGGGCCGGGGAATACGGAGCCGATATTCTGTGCAAACCAAGTATATGCGCAGAACATCAAGGTGTTAAAAGACAAGCACCTTAAATTTGAAATCGTACAAGATGGCCAAGTGACCAGTCCTGTATGCATAGCTTTTGGCTTTGCGACCTATTATGAAATGCTGCGCAGCAAAATGCGCTTTAATATCGCTTTTGAAGTAAGAGAAAATACGTTCAGAAATACCAGCAGCCTTCAGCTATATGTGAAGGACATCAAATTCGACTGA
- a CDS encoding GH3 auxin-responsive promoter family protein produces the protein MDVLNTFMTWIFKIRIGQIDNFKENPIEVQQDIFFDLIKSARKTQFGKKYGFSDIKSPKDFDRQVPIHSYEQMQPYIEQTMKGEQNVIWPSEISWFSKSSGTTSSRSKFIPVSQESLEDCHFKGGKDMLSLYVNNYPDSKLFTGKSLAIGGSSEVNALDINKNSQYGDISAVIMRNLPVWAQLARTPSLETALMSEWEEKIEKMARETMEENVVSISGVPTWTIVLLQRIMELTNSKNILEVWPNLEVFFHGAVAFGPYRRVFEALVPSTSMRYMETYNASEGFFGIQDQKNSDELLLMLDYGIYYEFIPMEEWDREDPKVLPLEEVELGKNYALVISTNGGLWRYKIGDTVKFTSIRPYRIRISGRTKHFINAFGEEVIVENAEKAIAVAAEATEAIVVNFTAAPVYFDGADSKGAHEWIIEFSKSPKDSEAFKLKLDATLREVNSDYDAKRYRDIALDKPLIHFAEEGLFERWMRSRGKLGGQNKVPRLANNREYIDTILELMN, from the coding sequence ATGGACGTATTAAATACTTTTATGACCTGGATTTTTAAGATCCGTATTGGTCAGATTGATAACTTCAAGGAAAATCCCATAGAAGTTCAGCAAGACATTTTTTTTGACCTGATAAAGTCCGCAAGGAAAACCCAGTTTGGAAAGAAATATGGCTTTTCGGACATTAAAAGCCCGAAGGATTTTGACCGTCAAGTACCGATCCACAGTTATGAGCAGATGCAGCCCTATATCGAGCAGACGATGAAGGGCGAGCAGAACGTGATTTGGCCATCAGAGATCAGTTGGTTTTCGAAATCCTCTGGAACGACCAGCAGCAGAAGTAAATTTATCCCTGTTTCCCAAGAATCCCTGGAAGATTGCCACTTTAAGGGCGGCAAGGATATGCTGTCCCTGTATGTAAACAATTACCCGGACAGTAAGCTATTTACGGGGAAAAGTTTGGCGATCGGCGGGAGCAGTGAAGTAAATGCACTAGATATCAACAAAAACAGCCAGTACGGTGACATTTCAGCAGTGATCATGCGTAACCTGCCTGTGTGGGCCCAGTTGGCCAGAACACCAAGTCTGGAGACCGCCTTGATGAGCGAGTGGGAAGAAAAAATCGAGAAGATGGCCAGGGAAACCATGGAGGAAAATGTGGTCAGTATTTCGGGCGTGCCCACGTGGACCATTGTGCTGCTCCAGCGGATAATGGAGCTGACGAATTCCAAAAATATTCTCGAAGTATGGCCAAATCTGGAGGTGTTTTTCCATGGAGCAGTGGCTTTTGGGCCATACCGACGGGTTTTTGAAGCGTTGGTGCCTTCCACATCCATGCGGTATATGGAGACGTATAATGCCTCCGAGGGTTTTTTTGGGATACAGGACCAAAAGAATTCCGATGAGCTGTTGCTGATGCTGGATTACGGGATCTATTATGAATTCATCCCCATGGAAGAGTGGGACCGTGAGGATCCCAAAGTATTGCCACTGGAGGAGGTGGAGCTGGGCAAGAATTACGCTTTGGTGATCAGTACGAACGGTGGGCTTTGGCGGTATAAGATCGGCGATACCGTGAAATTTACTTCCATCCGCCCTTATCGTATCAGGATTTCCGGAAGGACAAAACACTTCATCAATGCATTTGGTGAAGAAGTGATCGTAGAAAATGCCGAGAAAGCCATAGCGGTGGCTGCTGAAGCTACGGAGGCCATTGTGGTAAACTTTACGGCAGCGCCGGTCTATTTTGATGGAGCCGATAGCAAAGGAGCCCATGAATGGATTATTGAGTTTAGCAAATCTCCCAAGGATTCAGAAGCCTTTAAGTTGAAGTTGGACGCAACCCTTCGCGAGGTCAATTCTGATTACGATGCCAAACGGTACAGGGACATTGCCTTGGACAAGCCTCTGATTCACTTTGCGGAAGAAGGGCTTTTCGAAAGGTGGATGAGGTCACGCGGAAAGTTGGGGGGACAAAATAAAGTGCCCCGTCTAGCCAATAATCGCGAGTACATTGATACGATATTGGAGCTCATGAATTAA
- the trmD gene encoding tRNA (guanosine(37)-N1)-methyltransferase TrmD, whose translation MQIDIITVVPGLLEGPFSHSILKRAEEKGLAKVQVHNLREYATNKQKQVDDYAFGGGAGMVMMIEPVARCIEALKSQRDYDEIIYMTPDGETFDQQMANSLSLKGNLMILCGHYKGVDERIRQRYITREISIGDFVLSGGELAAAVVADAVIRLIPGVLNDETSALTDSFQDGLLAPPIYTRPAEYEGMKVPDILLSGHNEKIANWRFEESVRRTKKRRPDLLEGKNIEAGEKRK comes from the coding sequence ATGCAGATCGACATAATCACCGTAGTACCCGGCCTTTTGGAAGGGCCTTTTTCACATTCTATCCTCAAACGGGCAGAAGAAAAAGGACTGGCAAAGGTACAAGTACACAACCTCAGGGAGTATGCTACTAACAAACAAAAGCAAGTCGATGACTATGCTTTTGGAGGAGGAGCAGGCATGGTCATGATGATCGAGCCCGTGGCCAGGTGCATTGAAGCCCTGAAAAGCCAGCGGGATTACGATGAAATCATCTACATGACCCCTGATGGGGAAACCTTCGATCAGCAAATGGCCAATTCCCTCTCGCTAAAAGGAAACCTGATGATCCTTTGTGGTCATTATAAAGGTGTGGATGAACGGATCAGGCAAAGGTACATCACCCGCGAAATCAGTATCGGAGATTTTGTACTCTCTGGTGGCGAACTTGCGGCAGCCGTAGTCGCTGATGCAGTGATCCGCCTGATTCCCGGGGTGCTCAATGACGAGACCTCAGCCTTGACGGATTCCTTTCAAGACGGACTTCTGGCTCCACCGATCTATACGCGGCCTGCAGAATATGAAGGTATGAAAGTACCAGACATACTGCTCTCCGGTCACAATGAAAAGATCGCCAATTGGAGGTTTGAAGAATCGGTTCGCCGTACCAAAAAAAGAAGGCCTGACTTACTGGAGGGCAAAAATATTGAGGCTGGCGAAAAACGTAAATAG